In the Bos taurus isolate L1 Dominette 01449 registration number 42190680 breed Hereford chromosome 21, ARS-UCD2.0, whole genome shotgun sequence genome, one interval contains:
- the LOC132343355 gene encoding small ribosomal subunit protein bS16m-like translates to MVQLTTVLYKACHGGHLTIRLALGGCTKWPFYHIVVSPNKCPKDGHFMEQLGSYDPMSNNYGKKLIALNLDQMWHCIACGAHLSKPVEKFVGLSGYFPQHLTVVTNAERL, encoded by the coding sequence ATGGTCCAGCTCACTACTGTCCTCTACAAGGCCTGCCATGGAGGCCACTTAACCATCCGCCTTGCCCTGGGTGGCTGTACCAAATGGCCTTTTTACCACATTGTGGTTTCCCCCAACAAGTGTCCCAAGGATGGCCATTTCATGGAGCAGCTGGGCTCCTATGATCCAATGTCCAATAATTATGGAAAGAAACTCATTGCTCTCAACCTGGACCAGATGTGGCATTGTATTGCTTGTGGAGCCCACCTCTCTAAGCCTGTGGAAAAGTTTGTGGGTCTTTCTGGCTATTTCCCTCAGCATCTAACGGTGGTCACAAATGCTGAGAGGTTGTGA